In Oncorhynchus clarkii lewisi isolate Uvic-CL-2024 chromosome 2, UVic_Ocla_1.0, whole genome shotgun sequence, one DNA window encodes the following:
- the LOC139375762 gene encoding CUGBP Elav-like family member 2 isoform X10, with protein MTSTYSGLDFHPDRMVESRLMMSSEDTTNGSKMNGSIENLETPDHDSIKMFVGQIPRSWTETELKELFEPYGAVHQINILRDRTATPPQSKGCCFVTFYTRKAALEAQNALHNIKTLTGMHHPIQMKPADSEKTNAVEDRKLFIGMVTKKYGENEVRLMFSAFGQIEECRILRGPDGLSRGCAFITFSTRAQAANAIKSLHHSQTMEGCTSPMVCKFADTQRDKEQRRLQQQMAQQMQQLNSASTWGNLAGLGGLTPQYLALLQQATATSNQSTFGNQSTFGNQSFGNQSSFGGMQRLGGVNQLQLQNLATLAAAASAAQNSGGSTNTLSANGALGNLYNSAAGQTAGSSAGAAMNTLASLGLTQGLGGGLTGASMGLNNLNALTGGVSGEYALSMAAMNGGLGASMANGSGASSMDALTQAYSGMQQYTASALPSLYSQSLLQGAAGGSQKEGPEGANLFIYHLPQEFGDQDVLQMFMPFGNVVSAKVFIDKQTNLSKCFGFVSYDNPVSAQAAIQAMNGFQIGMKRLKVQLKRSKNDSKPY; from the exons AACGGTTCCATTGAGAACCTGGAAACacctgaccatgactccatcaaGATGTTCGTTGGCCAGATACCTCGCTCCTGGACAGAAACCGAGCTCAAGGAGCTGTTTGAGCCCTACGGCGCCGTGCACCAGATCAACATCCTCCGAGACCGCACCGCCACACCCCCCCAGAGCAAAG gATGCTGTTTTGTAACGTTTTATACCAGAAAAGCTGCCCTGGAGGCCCAGAATGCATTGCACAACATAAAGACCTTAACTGGG ATGCATCATCCCATCCAGATGAAACCCGCCGACAGCGAGAAAACAAACG CGGTGGAAGACAGGAAACTCTTTATCGGAATGGTGACGAAGAAATACGGCGAGAATGAGGTTCGGCTGATGTTCTCTGCTTTCGGCCAGATAGAGGAATGCCGAATTCTCCGTGGACCCGATGGTCTGAGCAGAG GCTGTGCGTTTATCACATTTTCTACCAGGGCTCAGGCTGCGAATGCAATCAAATCCCTGCATCATTCTCAGACAATGGAG ggCTGCACTTCTCCTATGGTGTGTAAGTTTGCGGACACTCAGAGGGACAAGGAACAGCGGCGCCTGCAGCAGCAGATGGCCCAACAGATGCAGCAGCTCAACAGCGCCTCCACCTGGGGAAATCTGGCAGGGTTGGGAGGCCTCACGCCACAGTACTTAGCC TTGCTCCAACAGGCGACGGCTACCAGTAACCAGAGTACTTTTGGCAACCAGAGTACTTTTGGCAACCAGAGTTTTGGTAACCAGAGTAGTTTTGGTGGCATGCAGAGACTAGGAG GTGTGAACCAGCTGCAGCTGCAGAACCTGGCCACATTAGCAGCTGCCGCCTCTGCAGCCCAAAACTCAGGCGGCTCCACCAACACCCTGTCAGCCAACGGCGCTTTAGGTAATCTCTATAACTCAG CAGCAGGCCAGACGGCAGGTTCCAGCGCGGGTGCAGCCATGAACACCCTGGCCTCTCTGGGCCTGACCCAGGGCCTTGGCGGTGGTCTGACGGGCGCCTCCATGGGCCTCAACAACCTCAACGCCCTCACTGGGGGGGTCAGCGGTGAGTATGCCCTCA GTATGGCTGCTATGAACGGGGGCCTGGGGGCCTCGATGGCTAATGGCTCTGGAGCGAGTTCCATGGATGCCCTGACCCAGGCTTACTCGGGGATGCAGCAGTACACTGCGTCTGCCCTGCCTTCCCTCTACAGCCAGTCCCTGCTGCAGGGTGCAGCCGGCGGGAGCCAGAAGGAGG GTCCTGAGGGGGCTAACCTGTTCATCTATCACCTGCCCCAGGAGTTTGGAGACCAGGATGTCCTTCAGATGTTCATGCCTTTCGGAAACGTTGTCTCTGCCAAAGTCTTCATTGACAAACAGACCAATCTGAGCAAGTGCTTCG GGTTCGTCAGCTACGACAATCCAGTGTCGGCGCAGGCCGCCATCCAGGCCATGAACGGCTTCCAGATCGGCATGAAGAGGCTCAAGGTGCAGCTGAAGCGCTCCAAGAATGACAGCAAACCCTACTGA
- the LOC139375762 gene encoding CUGBP Elav-like family member 2 isoform X2 encodes MLEHSSDLALVQSLYVNSMRCPPSASAAGVPVRNEDLGSLSNGSKMNGSIENLETPDHDSIKMFVGQIPRSWTETELKELFEPYGAVHQINILRDRTATPPQSKGCCFVTFYTRKAALEAQNALHNIKTLTGMHHPIQMKPADSEKTNAVEDRKLFIGMVTKKYGENEVRLMFSAFGQIEECRILRGPDGLSRGCAFITFSTRAQAANAIKSLHHSQTMEGCTSPMVCKFADTQRDKEQRRLQQQMAQQMQQLNSASTWGNLAGLGGLTPQYLALLQQATATSNQSTFGNQSTFGNQSFGNQSSFGGMQRLGGVNQLQLQNLATLAAAASAAQNSGGSTNTLSANGALGNLYNSAGQTAGSSAGAAMNTLASLGLTQGLGGGLTGASMGLNNLNALTGGVSGEYALSMAAMNGGLGASMANGSGASSMDALTQAYSGMQQYTASALPSLYSQSLLQGAAGGSQKEGPEGANLFIYHLPQEFGDQDVLQMFMPFGNVVSAKVFIDKQTNLSKCFGFVSYDNPVSAQAAIQAMNGFQIGMKRLKVQLKRSKNDSKPY; translated from the exons AACGGTTCCATTGAGAACCTGGAAACacctgaccatgactccatcaaGATGTTCGTTGGCCAGATACCTCGCTCCTGGACAGAAACCGAGCTCAAGGAGCTGTTTGAGCCCTACGGCGCCGTGCACCAGATCAACATCCTCCGAGACCGCACCGCCACACCCCCCCAGAGCAAAG gATGCTGTTTTGTAACGTTTTATACCAGAAAAGCTGCCCTGGAGGCCCAGAATGCATTGCACAACATAAAGACCTTAACTGGG ATGCATCATCCCATCCAGATGAAACCCGCCGACAGCGAGAAAACAAACG CGGTGGAAGACAGGAAACTCTTTATCGGAATGGTGACGAAGAAATACGGCGAGAATGAGGTTCGGCTGATGTTCTCTGCTTTCGGCCAGATAGAGGAATGCCGAATTCTCCGTGGACCCGATGGTCTGAGCAGAG GCTGTGCGTTTATCACATTTTCTACCAGGGCTCAGGCTGCGAATGCAATCAAATCCCTGCATCATTCTCAGACAATGGAG ggCTGCACTTCTCCTATGGTGTGTAAGTTTGCGGACACTCAGAGGGACAAGGAACAGCGGCGCCTGCAGCAGCAGATGGCCCAACAGATGCAGCAGCTCAACAGCGCCTCCACCTGGGGAAATCTGGCAGGGTTGGGAGGCCTCACGCCACAGTACTTAGCC TTGCTCCAACAGGCGACGGCTACCAGTAACCAGAGTACTTTTGGCAACCAGAGTACTTTTGGCAACCAGAGTTTTGGTAACCAGAGTAGTTTTGGTGGCATGCAGAGACTAGGAG GTGTGAACCAGCTGCAGCTGCAGAACCTGGCCACATTAGCAGCTGCCGCCTCTGCAGCCCAAAACTCAGGCGGCTCCACCAACACCCTGTCAGCCAACGGCGCTTTAGGTAATCTCTATAACTCAG CAGGCCAGACGGCAGGTTCCAGCGCGGGTGCAGCCATGAACACCCTGGCCTCTCTGGGCCTGACCCAGGGCCTTGGCGGTGGTCTGACGGGCGCCTCCATGGGCCTCAACAACCTCAACGCCCTCACTGGGGGGGTCAGCGGTGAGTATGCCCTCA GTATGGCTGCTATGAACGGGGGCCTGGGGGCCTCGATGGCTAATGGCTCTGGAGCGAGTTCCATGGATGCCCTGACCCAGGCTTACTCGGGGATGCAGCAGTACACTGCGTCTGCCCTGCCTTCCCTCTACAGCCAGTCCCTGCTGCAGGGTGCAGCCGGCGGGAGCCAGAAGGAGG GTCCTGAGGGGGCTAACCTGTTCATCTATCACCTGCCCCAGGAGTTTGGAGACCAGGATGTCCTTCAGATGTTCATGCCTTTCGGAAACGTTGTCTCTGCCAAAGTCTTCATTGACAAACAGACCAATCTGAGCAAGTGCTTCG GGTTCGTCAGCTACGACAATCCAGTGTCGGCGCAGGCCGCCATCCAGGCCATGAACGGCTTCCAGATCGGCATGAAGAGGCTCAAGGTGCAGCTGAAGCGCTCCAAGAATGACAGCAAACCCTACTGA
- the LOC139375762 gene encoding CUGBP Elav-like family member 2 isoform X9: MTSTYSGLDFHPDRMVESRLMMSSEDTTNGSKMNGSIENLETPDHDSIKMFVGQIPRSWTETELKELFEPYGAVHQINILRDRTATPPQSKGCCFVTFYTRKAALEAQNALHNIKTLTGMHHPIQMKPADSEKTNAVEDRKLFIGMVTKKYGENEVRLMFSAFGQIEECRILRGPDGLSRGCAFITFSTRAQAANAIKSLHHSQTMEGCTSPMVCKFADTQRDKEQRRLQQQMAQQMQQLNSASTWGNLAGLGGLTPQYLALLQQATATSNQSTFGNQSTFGNQSFGNQSSFGGMQRLGGVNQLQLQNLATLAAAASAAQNSGGSTNTLSANGALAGQTAGSSAGAAMNTLASLGLTQGLGGGLTGASMGLNNLNALTGGVSGMAAMNGGLGASMANGSGASSMDALTQAYSGMQQYTASALPSLYSQSLLQGAAGGSQKEGPEGANLFIYHLPQEFGDQDVLQMFMPFGNVVSAKVFIDKQTNLSKCFGFVSYDNPVSAQAAIQAMNGFQIGMKRLKVQLKRSKNDSKPY; this comes from the exons AACGGTTCCATTGAGAACCTGGAAACacctgaccatgactccatcaaGATGTTCGTTGGCCAGATACCTCGCTCCTGGACAGAAACCGAGCTCAAGGAGCTGTTTGAGCCCTACGGCGCCGTGCACCAGATCAACATCCTCCGAGACCGCACCGCCACACCCCCCCAGAGCAAAG gATGCTGTTTTGTAACGTTTTATACCAGAAAAGCTGCCCTGGAGGCCCAGAATGCATTGCACAACATAAAGACCTTAACTGGG ATGCATCATCCCATCCAGATGAAACCCGCCGACAGCGAGAAAACAAACG CGGTGGAAGACAGGAAACTCTTTATCGGAATGGTGACGAAGAAATACGGCGAGAATGAGGTTCGGCTGATGTTCTCTGCTTTCGGCCAGATAGAGGAATGCCGAATTCTCCGTGGACCCGATGGTCTGAGCAGAG GCTGTGCGTTTATCACATTTTCTACCAGGGCTCAGGCTGCGAATGCAATCAAATCCCTGCATCATTCTCAGACAATGGAG ggCTGCACTTCTCCTATGGTGTGTAAGTTTGCGGACACTCAGAGGGACAAGGAACAGCGGCGCCTGCAGCAGCAGATGGCCCAACAGATGCAGCAGCTCAACAGCGCCTCCACCTGGGGAAATCTGGCAGGGTTGGGAGGCCTCACGCCACAGTACTTAGCC TTGCTCCAACAGGCGACGGCTACCAGTAACCAGAGTACTTTTGGCAACCAGAGTACTTTTGGCAACCAGAGTTTTGGTAACCAGAGTAGTTTTGGTGGCATGCAGAGACTAGGAG GTGTGAACCAGCTGCAGCTGCAGAACCTGGCCACATTAGCAGCTGCCGCCTCTGCAGCCCAAAACTCAGGCGGCTCCACCAACACCCTGTCAGCCAACGGCGCTTTAG CAGGCCAGACGGCAGGTTCCAGCGCGGGTGCAGCCATGAACACCCTGGCCTCTCTGGGCCTGACCCAGGGCCTTGGCGGTGGTCTGACGGGCGCCTCCATGGGCCTCAACAACCTCAACGCCCTCACTGGGGGGGTCAGCG GTATGGCTGCTATGAACGGGGGCCTGGGGGCCTCGATGGCTAATGGCTCTGGAGCGAGTTCCATGGATGCCCTGACCCAGGCTTACTCGGGGATGCAGCAGTACACTGCGTCTGCCCTGCCTTCCCTCTACAGCCAGTCCCTGCTGCAGGGTGCAGCCGGCGGGAGCCAGAAGGAGG GTCCTGAGGGGGCTAACCTGTTCATCTATCACCTGCCCCAGGAGTTTGGAGACCAGGATGTCCTTCAGATGTTCATGCCTTTCGGAAACGTTGTCTCTGCCAAAGTCTTCATTGACAAACAGACCAATCTGAGCAAGTGCTTCG GGTTCGTCAGCTACGACAATCCAGTGTCGGCGCAGGCCGCCATCCAGGCCATGAACGGCTTCCAGATCGGCATGAAGAGGCTCAAGGTGCAGCTGAAGCGCTCCAAGAATGACAGCAAACCCTACTGA
- the LOC139375762 gene encoding CUGBP Elav-like family member 2 isoform X1 translates to MLEHSSDLALVQSLYVNSMRCPPSASAAGVPVRNEDLGSLSNGSKMNGSIENLETPDHDSIKMFVGQIPRSWTETELKELFEPYGAVHQINILRDRTATPPQSKGCCFVTFYTRKAALEAQNALHNIKTLTGMHHPIQMKPADSEKTNAVEDRKLFIGMVTKKYGENEVRLMFSAFGQIEECRILRGPDGLSRGCAFITFSTRAQAANAIKSLHHSQTMEGCTSPMVCKFADTQRDKEQRRLQQQMAQQMQQLNSASTWGNLAGLGGLTPQYLALLQQATATSNQSTFGNQSTFGNQSFGNQSSFGGMQRLGGVNQLQLQNLATLAAAASAAQNSGGSTNTLSANGALGNLYNSAAGQTAGSSAGAAMNTLASLGLTQGLGGGLTGASMGLNNLNALTGGVSGEYALSMAAMNGGLGASMANGSGASSMDALTQAYSGMQQYTASALPSLYSQSLLQGAAGGSQKEGPEGANLFIYHLPQEFGDQDVLQMFMPFGNVVSAKVFIDKQTNLSKCFGFVSYDNPVSAQAAIQAMNGFQIGMKRLKVQLKRSKNDSKPY, encoded by the exons AACGGTTCCATTGAGAACCTGGAAACacctgaccatgactccatcaaGATGTTCGTTGGCCAGATACCTCGCTCCTGGACAGAAACCGAGCTCAAGGAGCTGTTTGAGCCCTACGGCGCCGTGCACCAGATCAACATCCTCCGAGACCGCACCGCCACACCCCCCCAGAGCAAAG gATGCTGTTTTGTAACGTTTTATACCAGAAAAGCTGCCCTGGAGGCCCAGAATGCATTGCACAACATAAAGACCTTAACTGGG ATGCATCATCCCATCCAGATGAAACCCGCCGACAGCGAGAAAACAAACG CGGTGGAAGACAGGAAACTCTTTATCGGAATGGTGACGAAGAAATACGGCGAGAATGAGGTTCGGCTGATGTTCTCTGCTTTCGGCCAGATAGAGGAATGCCGAATTCTCCGTGGACCCGATGGTCTGAGCAGAG GCTGTGCGTTTATCACATTTTCTACCAGGGCTCAGGCTGCGAATGCAATCAAATCCCTGCATCATTCTCAGACAATGGAG ggCTGCACTTCTCCTATGGTGTGTAAGTTTGCGGACACTCAGAGGGACAAGGAACAGCGGCGCCTGCAGCAGCAGATGGCCCAACAGATGCAGCAGCTCAACAGCGCCTCCACCTGGGGAAATCTGGCAGGGTTGGGAGGCCTCACGCCACAGTACTTAGCC TTGCTCCAACAGGCGACGGCTACCAGTAACCAGAGTACTTTTGGCAACCAGAGTACTTTTGGCAACCAGAGTTTTGGTAACCAGAGTAGTTTTGGTGGCATGCAGAGACTAGGAG GTGTGAACCAGCTGCAGCTGCAGAACCTGGCCACATTAGCAGCTGCCGCCTCTGCAGCCCAAAACTCAGGCGGCTCCACCAACACCCTGTCAGCCAACGGCGCTTTAGGTAATCTCTATAACTCAG CAGCAGGCCAGACGGCAGGTTCCAGCGCGGGTGCAGCCATGAACACCCTGGCCTCTCTGGGCCTGACCCAGGGCCTTGGCGGTGGTCTGACGGGCGCCTCCATGGGCCTCAACAACCTCAACGCCCTCACTGGGGGGGTCAGCGGTGAGTATGCCCTCA GTATGGCTGCTATGAACGGGGGCCTGGGGGCCTCGATGGCTAATGGCTCTGGAGCGAGTTCCATGGATGCCCTGACCCAGGCTTACTCGGGGATGCAGCAGTACACTGCGTCTGCCCTGCCTTCCCTCTACAGCCAGTCCCTGCTGCAGGGTGCAGCCGGCGGGAGCCAGAAGGAGG GTCCTGAGGGGGCTAACCTGTTCATCTATCACCTGCCCCAGGAGTTTGGAGACCAGGATGTCCTTCAGATGTTCATGCCTTTCGGAAACGTTGTCTCTGCCAAAGTCTTCATTGACAAACAGACCAATCTGAGCAAGTGCTTCG GGTTCGTCAGCTACGACAATCCAGTGTCGGCGCAGGCCGCCATCCAGGCCATGAACGGCTTCCAGATCGGCATGAAGAGGCTCAAGGTGCAGCTGAAGCGCTCCAAGAATGACAGCAAACCCTACTGA
- the LOC139375762 gene encoding CUGBP Elav-like family member 2 isoform X3, which yields MLEHSSDLALVQSLYVNSMRCPPSASAAGVPVRNEDLGSLSNGSKMNGSIENLETPDHDSIKMFVGQIPRSWTETELKELFEPYGAVHQINILRDRTATPPQSKGCCFVTFYTRKAALEAQNALHNIKTLTGMHHPIQMKPADSEKTNAVEDRKLFIGMVTKKYGENEVRLMFSAFGQIEECRILRGPDGLSRGCAFITFSTRAQAANAIKSLHHSQTMEGCTSPMVCKFADTQRDKEQRRLQQQMAQQMQQLNSASTWGNLAGLGGLTPQYLALLQQATATSNQSTFGNQSTFGNQSFGNQSSFGGMQRLGGVNQLQLQNLATLAAAASAAQNSGGSTNTLSANGALGNLYNSAAGQTAGSSAGAAMNTLASLGLTQGLGGGLTGASMGLNNLNALTGGVSGMAAMNGGLGASMANGSGASSMDALTQAYSGMQQYTASALPSLYSQSLLQGAAGGSQKEGPEGANLFIYHLPQEFGDQDVLQMFMPFGNVVSAKVFIDKQTNLSKCFGFVSYDNPVSAQAAIQAMNGFQIGMKRLKVQLKRSKNDSKPY from the exons AACGGTTCCATTGAGAACCTGGAAACacctgaccatgactccatcaaGATGTTCGTTGGCCAGATACCTCGCTCCTGGACAGAAACCGAGCTCAAGGAGCTGTTTGAGCCCTACGGCGCCGTGCACCAGATCAACATCCTCCGAGACCGCACCGCCACACCCCCCCAGAGCAAAG gATGCTGTTTTGTAACGTTTTATACCAGAAAAGCTGCCCTGGAGGCCCAGAATGCATTGCACAACATAAAGACCTTAACTGGG ATGCATCATCCCATCCAGATGAAACCCGCCGACAGCGAGAAAACAAACG CGGTGGAAGACAGGAAACTCTTTATCGGAATGGTGACGAAGAAATACGGCGAGAATGAGGTTCGGCTGATGTTCTCTGCTTTCGGCCAGATAGAGGAATGCCGAATTCTCCGTGGACCCGATGGTCTGAGCAGAG GCTGTGCGTTTATCACATTTTCTACCAGGGCTCAGGCTGCGAATGCAATCAAATCCCTGCATCATTCTCAGACAATGGAG ggCTGCACTTCTCCTATGGTGTGTAAGTTTGCGGACACTCAGAGGGACAAGGAACAGCGGCGCCTGCAGCAGCAGATGGCCCAACAGATGCAGCAGCTCAACAGCGCCTCCACCTGGGGAAATCTGGCAGGGTTGGGAGGCCTCACGCCACAGTACTTAGCC TTGCTCCAACAGGCGACGGCTACCAGTAACCAGAGTACTTTTGGCAACCAGAGTACTTTTGGCAACCAGAGTTTTGGTAACCAGAGTAGTTTTGGTGGCATGCAGAGACTAGGAG GTGTGAACCAGCTGCAGCTGCAGAACCTGGCCACATTAGCAGCTGCCGCCTCTGCAGCCCAAAACTCAGGCGGCTCCACCAACACCCTGTCAGCCAACGGCGCTTTAGGTAATCTCTATAACTCAG CAGCAGGCCAGACGGCAGGTTCCAGCGCGGGTGCAGCCATGAACACCCTGGCCTCTCTGGGCCTGACCCAGGGCCTTGGCGGTGGTCTGACGGGCGCCTCCATGGGCCTCAACAACCTCAACGCCCTCACTGGGGGGGTCAGCG GTATGGCTGCTATGAACGGGGGCCTGGGGGCCTCGATGGCTAATGGCTCTGGAGCGAGTTCCATGGATGCCCTGACCCAGGCTTACTCGGGGATGCAGCAGTACACTGCGTCTGCCCTGCCTTCCCTCTACAGCCAGTCCCTGCTGCAGGGTGCAGCCGGCGGGAGCCAGAAGGAGG GTCCTGAGGGGGCTAACCTGTTCATCTATCACCTGCCCCAGGAGTTTGGAGACCAGGATGTCCTTCAGATGTTCATGCCTTTCGGAAACGTTGTCTCTGCCAAAGTCTTCATTGACAAACAGACCAATCTGAGCAAGTGCTTCG GGTTCGTCAGCTACGACAATCCAGTGTCGGCGCAGGCCGCCATCCAGGCCATGAACGGCTTCCAGATCGGCATGAAGAGGCTCAAGGTGCAGCTGAAGCGCTCCAAGAATGACAGCAAACCCTACTGA
- the LOC139375762 gene encoding CUGBP Elav-like family member 2 isoform X8 translates to MTSTYSGLDFHPDRMVESRLMMSSEDTTNGSKMNGSIENLETPDHDSIKMFVGQIPRSWTETELKELFEPYGAVHQINILRDRTATPPQSKGCCFVTFYTRKAALEAQNALHNIKTLTGMHHPIQMKPADSEKTNAVEDRKLFIGMVTKKYGENEVRLMFSAFGQIEECRILRGPDGLSRGCAFITFSTRAQAANAIKSLHHSQTMEGCTSPMVCKFADTQRDKEQRRLQQQMAQQMQQLNSASTWGNLAGLGGLTPQYLALLQQATATSNQSTFGNQSTFGNQSFGNQSSFGGMQRLGGVNQLQLQNLATLAAAASAAQNSGGSTNTLSANGALAAGQTAGSSAGAAMNTLASLGLTQGLGGGLTGASMGLNNLNALTGGVSGMAAMNGGLGASMANGSGASSMDALTQAYSGMQQYTASALPSLYSQSLLQGAAGGSQKEGPEGANLFIYHLPQEFGDQDVLQMFMPFGNVVSAKVFIDKQTNLSKCFGFVSYDNPVSAQAAIQAMNGFQIGMKRLKVQLKRSKNDSKPY, encoded by the exons AACGGTTCCATTGAGAACCTGGAAACacctgaccatgactccatcaaGATGTTCGTTGGCCAGATACCTCGCTCCTGGACAGAAACCGAGCTCAAGGAGCTGTTTGAGCCCTACGGCGCCGTGCACCAGATCAACATCCTCCGAGACCGCACCGCCACACCCCCCCAGAGCAAAG gATGCTGTTTTGTAACGTTTTATACCAGAAAAGCTGCCCTGGAGGCCCAGAATGCATTGCACAACATAAAGACCTTAACTGGG ATGCATCATCCCATCCAGATGAAACCCGCCGACAGCGAGAAAACAAACG CGGTGGAAGACAGGAAACTCTTTATCGGAATGGTGACGAAGAAATACGGCGAGAATGAGGTTCGGCTGATGTTCTCTGCTTTCGGCCAGATAGAGGAATGCCGAATTCTCCGTGGACCCGATGGTCTGAGCAGAG GCTGTGCGTTTATCACATTTTCTACCAGGGCTCAGGCTGCGAATGCAATCAAATCCCTGCATCATTCTCAGACAATGGAG ggCTGCACTTCTCCTATGGTGTGTAAGTTTGCGGACACTCAGAGGGACAAGGAACAGCGGCGCCTGCAGCAGCAGATGGCCCAACAGATGCAGCAGCTCAACAGCGCCTCCACCTGGGGAAATCTGGCAGGGTTGGGAGGCCTCACGCCACAGTACTTAGCC TTGCTCCAACAGGCGACGGCTACCAGTAACCAGAGTACTTTTGGCAACCAGAGTACTTTTGGCAACCAGAGTTTTGGTAACCAGAGTAGTTTTGGTGGCATGCAGAGACTAGGAG GTGTGAACCAGCTGCAGCTGCAGAACCTGGCCACATTAGCAGCTGCCGCCTCTGCAGCCCAAAACTCAGGCGGCTCCACCAACACCCTGTCAGCCAACGGCGCTTTAG CAGCAGGCCAGACGGCAGGTTCCAGCGCGGGTGCAGCCATGAACACCCTGGCCTCTCTGGGCCTGACCCAGGGCCTTGGCGGTGGTCTGACGGGCGCCTCCATGGGCCTCAACAACCTCAACGCCCTCACTGGGGGGGTCAGCG GTATGGCTGCTATGAACGGGGGCCTGGGGGCCTCGATGGCTAATGGCTCTGGAGCGAGTTCCATGGATGCCCTGACCCAGGCTTACTCGGGGATGCAGCAGTACACTGCGTCTGCCCTGCCTTCCCTCTACAGCCAGTCCCTGCTGCAGGGTGCAGCCGGCGGGAGCCAGAAGGAGG GTCCTGAGGGGGCTAACCTGTTCATCTATCACCTGCCCCAGGAGTTTGGAGACCAGGATGTCCTTCAGATGTTCATGCCTTTCGGAAACGTTGTCTCTGCCAAAGTCTTCATTGACAAACAGACCAATCTGAGCAAGTGCTTCG GGTTCGTCAGCTACGACAATCCAGTGTCGGCGCAGGCCGCCATCCAGGCCATGAACGGCTTCCAGATCGGCATGAAGAGGCTCAAGGTGCAGCTGAAGCGCTCCAAGAATGACAGCAAACCCTACTGA